The genomic region GTTCCTGGGTGGCCTCGTTCAGTTCGATCGGGGCGTCCTCGTCCGGGTCGACGCCCTGCTCGCGCAGTTGCTGGTCCTGGACCATGACGGGCAGCTCCGGGTCGTGGTCGGAGCGGCGCGGGCCCTCCGGACCGTCGGGGCCGAAGCGGATCATGCGCTCGACCCGGACGATGCGCAGCCGGCGGTCCGCGAGGGTGACCTCGTGGGATCGGTCGGCTTCGAGGCGGTCGGCCGCCTTGATGTAGGCGGCTCGCTCGGGAGCCGTCAGCCCGCGCTCGACCTGGTCGACGACGCGCAGGCGTACCGAGAGCACGTCCCGGGCGCGGAACGGCGTGGGCAGGTCGACGTAGCTGCCGGGGCGCCACCGGTCGCCAATGTGTTCGGCGATGGTGAATGCGGGCGGGAGCAGAACTGCTCCGGGGTGGGTACGGGAGGCGCGGAGCGCGTCATTGCGAACGTCTGTCGGAAATGCGCCGGTAGCCGGTACCATCTGGAGGCTGCAGCTCCCACCCGCCCTCCTCCCGTTCACGGGCGATGCCGAACACGGGGGCGCCGGCTGACAGGATCTCGGGGTACGACTCCCGCGCCGTCCACGCCTCGACATCAGCGAGCACCGCTACCGGAGAATCGGGAGCGGACATTCTGATCGTCAGATAACCGGGAACATTCCCATCGAAGTTCACCATGAATCCATGATGCAATCCGCGAACCGCCCTCCGCAGACAAACAGCTGATTTCGCGTCCACTGCGCCCGTCGCGAAGGATCCGGTTCTAGTCGCCCGGCGCGACCAGCCCCGTCTCATAGGCCAGCACGACCGCCTGGGCCCGGTCGCGCAGGCTGAGCTTGGCGAAGATCCGGGCCACGTGGGTCTTCACGGTGGCCTCACTGAGCGTCAGCTGCGCGGCCAGTTCGGCGTTGGACAGGCCCCGGCCGAGCAGCGTCAGCACCTCCAGCTCACGGGGTGTCAGCGTGGTCAGGTCGCGGTGGACGGCCCGCGGGTGGCCGGGGGGCTCGCGGGTCGGCCGCTCGGTGGCGAACCGCTCCACCAGGCGGCGGGTGATCGACGGTGAGAGCAGGGCGTCGCCGGTGTCCACCAGCCGCACCGCGGCGGCCAGGTGCGCGGCGGTGACGTCCTTGAGCAGGAAGCCGCTGGCGCCCAGGGCCAGCGCAGCGTAGATGTAGCGGTCCAGGTCGAAGGTGGTCAGCATCAGCACTCGGCAGTCGGGTTGCCGCGCCAGTACCCGGCGGGCCGCCTCCAGGCCGTCCATCTCGGGCATCCGGATGTCCATCAGCACCACGTCGGGGCGCAGCCGGGCAGCCAGCGCCACCGCCTCGGCACCGTCGGCCGCCTCGCCGACCACGTCGATGCCGCGCGCGGTCAGGATCATCCGGAAGCCGGTGCGG from Kitasatospora azatica KCTC 9699 harbors:
- a CDS encoding DUF5954 family protein — encoded protein: MVPATGAFPTDVRNDALRASRTHPGAVLLPPAFTIAEHIGDRWRPGSYVDLPTPFRARDVLSVRLRVVDQVERGLTAPERAAYIKAADRLEADRSHEVTLADRRLRIVRVERMIRFGPDGPEGPRRSDHDPELPVMVQDQQLREQGVDPDEDAPIELNEATQELMRLFQAEQRRRVDRGRTTPRTTPGTTRRD
- a CDS encoding DUF5954 family protein, with product MVNFDGNVPGYLTIRMSAPDSPVAVLADVEAWTARESYPEILSAGAPVFGIAREREEGGWELQPPDGTGYRRISDRRSQ
- a CDS encoding response regulator; the encoded protein is MTTPAAAEPPPRVLIADDQELIRTGFRMILTARGIDVVGEAADGAEAVALAARLRPDVVLMDIRMPEMDGLEAARRVLARQPDCRVLMLTTFDLDRYIYAALALGASGFLLKDVTAAHLAAAVRLVDTGDALLSPSITRRLVERFATERPTREPPGHPRAVHRDLTTLTPRELEVLTLLGRGLSNAELAAQLTLSEATVKTHVARIFAKLSLRDRAQAVVLAYETGLVAPGD